From a single Actinomyces viscosus genomic region:
- a CDS encoding alpha/beta fold hydrolase: MLALHEWGAPADPPLLLVHGLTESATAWPDAVARWSSRYHVLAIDQRGHGASPRWDDETLARAPQTMQEDLEKTLALFSEPPVVVAHSLGGLMSLRVSVAWPELVRALVLEDVARPTGHWAPAPWFVEHQERFLDAFADGGAAERERMRRETSWSESEIEGWAACKRRVDRRYIREGTYLGEADLVSAINRLRIPTLYLAPRRGDMAPDPSEVTNPLVRLVLLDGVGHCVRRDAPEAYHGLVDPFIEAVFAGTGR; this comes from the coding sequence ATGCTTGCGCTGCACGAGTGGGGTGCTCCGGCGGATCCGCCGCTGCTCTTAGTCCACGGCCTGACTGAATCGGCTACCGCCTGGCCTGACGCTGTAGCACGCTGGTCCTCCCGGTATCACGTCCTCGCAATCGATCAGCGGGGGCACGGGGCATCCCCGCGGTGGGACGACGAGACGCTGGCCCGGGCGCCGCAGACTATGCAAGAGGACCTTGAGAAGACGTTGGCCCTGTTCTCGGAGCCGCCGGTCGTCGTGGCGCACAGCCTGGGAGGGCTCATGTCGCTGCGGGTGAGCGTCGCCTGGCCCGAGCTGGTTCGGGCACTGGTCCTGGAGGACGTCGCGCGTCCCACCGGGCACTGGGCCCCGGCCCCCTGGTTCGTGGAGCATCAGGAGCGGTTCCTGGACGCCTTCGCCGACGGCGGCGCGGCCGAGCGGGAACGGATGAGGCGCGAGACCTCATGGAGCGAATCCGAGATCGAGGGCTGGGCCGCGTGCAAGAGGCGGGTCGACCGCCGTTATATCCGCGAGGGCACCTATCTCGGCGAGGCCGACCTCGTCAGCGCGATCAACCGGCTGAGGATACCGACGCTCTACCTGGCACCCCGCCGCGGCGACATGGCTCCTGACCCCTCTGAGGTGACCAATCCGCTCGTGCGTTTGGTGCTGCTCGACGGCGTAGGCCACTGCGTGCGGCGGGACGCCCCGGAGGCCTACCACGGGCTGGTCGATCCCTTCATCGAGGCGGT